The Leptospira montravelensis nucleotide sequence GCTGCTTCAATTAAACCTTTGTTAGTCTCAAATACATCGTGTGCGGGAATTACATTTGCCAAACTTTCTTTAGGCATGTTCATTTGAGCTCCGGGAATTGGTTGGTTTTTATAAGAACCTAACACAAATTCACGAAGGTTTGCTTGCACAAACAAAGCAAGTAAACCAATACTTGAAGACATATCTCCAGAATGTGGGTAACGAATCCCTGAACAAGACTGTAGCGAGTCCAGAAATGGTGGGCTTGATACGCCGTAGGAATTTCCTTCAAAACAGTTTCCCACATTGACTGGACCGCTCAGAGCAATGTCTCCACGACCGGAATGATACACTTGATTGTTACGAATGACGTTGTTATTGGAGATCCAAATATTTTCGTCAATATTCATAGTGACTAAAATTCCATAGTTGTTATGGTTAAAAACCAAATTATCTTCGACTAGGTTTTCTAGTGCACCAAGGAGTGCGATTCCATTTCCAATGGACGGATATTCCAACTTTTTGGAAGGAGCATTGGTATTGTTATTGTCATACACTATGTTTTTCTTCACCACAATTTGTTTTTGTGGAGGAAGTAACTCACGATCCAAAGTGTTAGGACCAATTCCTAATTGGTTTTTTCTCCAAATGGAAGACAAAAGATATAAGTTTCCACTCGAATTGGTTCCAGAATAACCAAGTGCATTGTTTTCTGAAATTACATCATTAATTATCGCATTACATGGATTACACTGTCCTATATAAAATCCAGAATCAGGAGATCCAGATGCATAGGAATGTTCCATAAGTCCATCTTCTGAATCAAATGCATAAATTCCATAGTCTCCGTTATTATAGGCCGTTAAATAGGAACCACGATATCCTTTTACACCTGTCCAATACACACCATTCAGTGTTGCATTTCTTGTTGTTAGGTTTTCAACAGCAACACCGTCGGCACCAACGACCATGATTCCGTTTCCACGTAAAAATTCGCCATCAATAATGGTTTCATTACGATCTTCACCACGAATCACAATGGAAGGCGTAGTGACAGTCACCTCTTCTTTATAAATTCCTTTGGCCACAAGAACCAAGTCTCCTGGTGAGGCAGCATCCACTGCATTTTGTATGGTATTGTATTGGGAAGGAACTTTGCGAGTT carries:
- a CDS encoding right-handed parallel beta-helix repeat-containing protein; amino-acid sequence: MKQTKKYLLGIFIAVFITFGMNHCSSEDPANSAFVHVTMMDNAFHPPVIRTFKGGKIRFVNEGNNPHNAISITKDWSTEKTFGNLAMFRGAHTDVFFPEEGVYPYFCSFHASPDGKIGMTGVAVIGDATYNPQTNIAKSKISKKWTGVTRKVPSQYNTIQNAVDAASPGDLVLVAKGIYKEEVTVTTPSIVIRGEDRNETIIDGEFLRGNGIMVVGADGVAVENLTTRNATLNGVYWTGVKGYRGSYLTAYNNGDYGIYAFDSEDGLMEHSYASGSPDSGFYIGQCNPCNAIINDVISENNALGYSGTNSSGNLYLLSSIWRKNQLGIGPNTLDRELLPPQKQIVVKKNIVYDNNNTNAPSKKLEYPSIGNGIALLGALENLVEDNLVFNHNNYGILVTMNIDENIWISNNNVIRNNQVYHSGRGDIALSGPVNVGNCFEGNSYGVSSPPFLDSLQSCSGIRYPHSGDMSSSIGLLALFVQANLREFVLGSYKNQPIPGAQMNMPKESLANVIPAHDVFETNKGLIEAAELPKLSQAEFDIASNKMYTSGWRVHFPGTLKTWYFHLIGYLLPFAIFAAWTGLSILDRFSARGAKVDTYFWLILLVPFIGSLIYLYSKESKVSRAVRNTVVFGGILLFFTILAYAGYAMTAVTEPSV